A stretch of DNA from Fusobacterium mortiferum ATCC 9817:
CAGTTTCTTCCTCTAATTCTCTAAGAGCAGCATTCATAGGACACTCATCTTTTTCTAAAAGGCCAGCAGGAATTTCTAAAGTGACCATATTCACAGCAGGTCTGTACTGTTTTACTAAAAGGATAGTATCATCTTCAAAAACAGCAGCTACTCCCACAGCATCTCTTTTTCCAGTAAAAGTCCAATCAACAATTTTATTGTTAGGTAACTTTAATTTTCTACTAAAAACTTTTATATGCTCATTTTTAAAAATCTCTTTTTTTTCTAATTCTTCAAATTTATCCATTGTTAACCTCTATTTATTCATCAATTCTCTAACCTTATATAGGATTATTCCAGAAGCCATAGCTACATTTAATGACTCGGCACTTCCATATATAGGAATGATTACAGTTTCATCAGCAACTTTTAAGAAATTATCACTTACTCCATTTCCTTCGCTTCCAAAAATAATAGCATTTTTTTCACTTAATGTAATATCTGTGTATTCAATAGAATTATTTTCAAGAGCTGTTACAAGAAATTTATATTTTTTTTCTTTTAAAAATTGGATAAGTTGGAGCTCTTCCATATACACTATATTCATATTAAATATAGAGCCCATACTACTTCTAACACATTTTTCGTTATAACAGTCTACGCTTCCTTTAGTGAGAATTATATCTTTAAAACCTGCAGCATCAGCTGCTCTAATAATTGTTCCTAAATTTCCAGGGTCTTGTATTTTATCTAAAACAATTATATTATTATTTATTTTTCCTATATTAGTTTCACAATATGGATATACCAAGATTACTCCTTGTGAATTTTCTTGAGAAGTTAAATCTTTAAATATTTTATCATTTACTACAATTTTTCTACAATCAAATCTCTCTAATTTAGTAGTTATGTTTTCAAAATCTTCAAAATTTTCTTTTAAGATAATTAAATCTGGTATATAAGTAAAATCTAAAAATTTTCTTCCTTCAGCTAGAAATTTTTTTTCTTCCTCTCTATATTTTCTTTGCTTTAATTTTTTTACTTTTTTTATTGTACTATTATCTAAACTATTTATAAATTCCACAATATCCTCCTAAAATTTAACTACTTCTCATTATAGCATAAAAACCTTATTATTTACAGATTATAAAATATGTATTATAATTCTATTGAATAAATTATTAATTAAGGAGTAGAAAATGTTATCATCTAAATTTATAAATTTTATGAAAGCTATTAATAGTGGAAGATTAGAAAAGCTTTCTTGTGTTGTAGAATTAGGAAGAGTAGGAGTTCGTATGGCTGAAGAATATTCTACAAGATTTGATTTATTAGATGTAGAGCAGTGCCTATATCTATCAGAATTTCAAACTCCACAGTTAGAAAAAGCAGAAAAACATCTTTTAAACTTAGTAAAGAAGAATGACCCACTTTTTTCTCTGCTAGAATATTATGATAATTATCCTTATTCTTATTCTGATATAAATTATTTTTTAAAGGGTGTTTAAAGAGTGGGGTAGAGATATCTATTAAGGCGGTAAATCCAAGTGCTAGAAATAGTTATTTTAAAAAAGTAAAAAAATTAGAAAAATCTCTAAGATATCAGAAGTTTTTAAGACCTTGGTTAAATGAAAAGTATCAAGTAGAAGAGGTTTTAAAGGACTTAGAGGAACATAGTATACAAAAATTTAACTTAGTAAATGAAATAAAGTTTACTAAAAGTATGACAGATTACTTAGAAGAGTATAAGGATGTAAAATTTTTAAAAAGAATAAAATTTCCAAAAGTGTATACATATTTATCTTCAGAAGAAAAAGTAGCTTGTGAATATATTTATGGTAGTTATTTTTATGAATTATTACAATATAATAGATTGGCTTACAAGGATGTTTTAGATTTAATTAGAGCTCAACTGTTTTTTATATTAAAGGTTGGAATTTTTCACAATAATTTACATTCTGGAAACCTTATTTTAAGTGATGAAGGAAATATATATTTCTTAGATTGTAACAGTTTAGGGGTTTTAAAAACTCAGACAAGAGAGGGATTATTTAAGATTTTAAAATTTACATTAAAAGAAGAGTTTAAAGAGGTAGCAATAACCCTTAATGAGATTTCAGAGAAAAAATTTACAATTGAAGAGATAGAAACTCTAGCTAAGAAAATTGAAGATATTTATTCTATAAATTATACAACTAATAATACTTTTATTAGGAAATTGATGGAAATATTTAAAGTTGCAAATAATTTTGGAATAGTATATGACAAAGATATTTTTTCTGCCTTTAAATCCTTTATATATTTAGATAAAATGGTAAATAAAACAAAAGATAAAAATAGTATTTTCAAAGATGACTTATTAAGAGTTTTAGATGAAATAGAAGAGTTTATTAAGAGCAGTAATAACTAATTGACTTAATTTGAGTTTCATATTAAAATATAATATATGCAATATGCAAAATTAATTTTAGGAGGTTGATAAATGAAAAAAATATTGGCAGCACTTATTTTAGCTATGGCAGTAATAGGTTGCGGGGGAAAAGAGAAAGATAAAAATGTGCTTTATGTGTATGGTTGGGCTAATACTATACCACAAAGTATCTATGAGGATTTTGAAAAGGAAACTGGAATAAAAGTTGTAGAAGATATCTATTCTTCAAATGAAGAGATGTTTACAAAATTAAAAGCTGGTGGAGATGGATACGATATTGTTATGCCATCTGCTGATTATGTGGAGATAATGGCAAAAGAAGGAATGATTGAGAAATTAGATAAATCTCAATTACCTAGTTATAATAATCTTGACCCATTAGTATTGGAAAAATTACATCATTTTGACCCAAATAATGAGTATGAAGTTCCTTATTTAATTGGAGCTACAATTATAGCTGTAAATAAAAAATATGTTCCTGAATTCTCAAGAGATTACTCTATCTATGAGATGACAGATTTAAAAGGAAGAATGACACTGTTAGATGATATGAGAGAGGTAATGACTTCAGCTTTAGGAATGTTAGGATATTCACAAACTGTTACTGATGAGAAAGCAATTGCTCAAGCAGCAGAGTTAATAAAAGTTTGGAAGAAAAATATAGCAAAGTTTGATGCTGAGTCTTTTGGAAAAGGATTTGCAAGTGGAGATTTCTGGGTAGTACAAGGATATCCAGATAATATTTTTAAAGAGTTAGATGAAACAGAGAGAAAAAATGTAGAAATGATAATTCCAGAAAAAGGTGGAACTGCTTATGTAGATTCTTTTGCTCTTTTAAAAACTGCTCCTAACAAAGAGAATGCTTATAAATTTTTAGAGTATACTTTAAGACCAGAGGTGGCAGCAAAAATGGCAGATGCTTTAGAAACACCATCTGTTAACTTAAAAGCTAGAGAGCTTATGACAGTAGAGCCACTATTTGAAATCTCTGACTTAAAAAATGTACAAGTATTGAGAGATATAAATACAACTCTTGATTTACAAAATAAATATTGGCAAGAAATATTAATAGCTGATTAATTTGGAGGATAAAATGAAATTTTCTATAATAAGAGAGCAACTTATTTCTGTTCTTTCTGAATATACAAATATTTTAAAAGAAAATCCAATTAAACCTATTGTTTCAGGATTAAAAATTATAGCTAAAGATAATCAAGTAATTTTTATAGGAACAAACTTAGAAATAGAACACATTAGAAAGATAGAAGCAGAAGTTGAAAGAGAAGGAGAAGTAGTTTTAAAACCATTTTTACTTCTTGAGTATATAAAGCTTTTAGAAGAGGATAAAATAGAGTTTTCTAGTGAAAATGGATTTGTAGCAGTTCATCAAGCTGAGTTTTCTGTACTAGAAGGTGGAAGTTATCCAGTTATTCCAGAACTAGAATCTCAAAGTCTATTAACAATTGAAGGAAATCGTTTGGTACAGCTTCTAGATAGAGCAAAATTTGCTGCTTCACAAAGTGCTGATAATATTCAAATAAATTGTGTAAGAGCTGTTTTTAAAAAAGAAGAGTTAAATCTTGCTTCAACAGATTCATATAGATTGCTTTTCTTAAGAGAAAAAGTAGAGTGTAATGAAAATAAAGAACTATCTATTCCTATGGAAACAGTAAATATTTTATGTAAACTTTTAAAAGATTATAATAAAGAGATACATCTAGGTTATAGTGGAGAAACATTAGTAATAACTTGGGAAAACTCATATTTTTCAAGTAAGACAATTGGACTACAATATCCAGATTTTAAAACTATCTTAAGAATTTCAGCCTTTGAAAAAAGAATGGAGTTTAATAGAGATGAGTTAAGAAGCGCTATTAAAAGAGTAATAACTGTTGCTAAGACAAGTTTAGATGCTAAATTTGGAGCAATATTCAATTTTACAGGGAAAATGATGGTTATAAATGCTTTCTCTGGAAGAGCTAAAATAAATCAAAAAGTTAATATGCTAAAAGAGGGAGAGGATTTTAAAGCTTCTTTAAACTGTAAATTTTTAGCAGAATATATTGATAATATCTCTAATAATGTGATAATCAGTGGAAATAATGCTTCTTCTATGTTTGAAATAAGAGAAGAAGGAAATGAAGATTATATCTATATTCTTATGCCACTAGCTTTAAGAGATTAAATAGACCTTTATCTCATTAGAAACACAAGAATAACTTTCGTTCAAAGAATAAAGAGCAAGTATGGCTCGGTTAACTAAAAACACAAAACTTGACTTCGTCTCAAACAGTTGTGTTTTTTAGCATTTACCTTCGCTGACTTGCTCTATTTATTCTTTTCAATCTTTGTTATTCTTATATTTTAATTTTTTATTTATCAATTCACTAATTTAAAAAGTGTAACTTACAGATTTGCGAAAATATACTTACTTAAATTTAATAATAAACTTATAGTCGTGTAATTAATATTTCAATTTCTTGTAGTCTGTAGCAACTCTTAGTTTTCCTTGCTATTTAGATAAATTTCTATTTTCTTGCACACTCACTAGCAGAGCCTACTAATATTTCTAATCCATGTTTTAGCTCTGAAATTATATAAGTTAAAGACTCTTCAACAGCTTTTGGACTACCAGGCATATTTATTATAAGAGTATCTTTTCTTATACCAGCAGTGGCTCTAGATAACATAGCCCTTTTAGTTATAGTAAGAGAGTAAGCTCTAATTGCTTCTGGTATACCAGGAACTCTTTTTTCTATTATTTCTTCAGTAGCTTCTGGAGTTACATCTCTTTTAGAAAATCCAGTTCCTCCAGTAGTTAAAATCAAATCTGCGTGATTATTATCACATATTTCTATAAGAGTATCTTTTATTTTTTGAAAATCATCAGAGATTAAAACTTTTTTTGTAATCTTATATCCATTTTCTAATATAATTTTTTCAATAACTTGAGTAGAAATATCTTCCCTTTCCCCTTTTGAACCCTTGTCACTCATACATACAATAGCAACTTTAAACATTGTTTTTCACCTCATAAAAAATTTTTATTTCTTTTATTTAATTATATCATAAATTCTCAATAAATCTTGAATTTTTTTATTAAATTTGTTATCATTTATTTAGAGAAAAATATTAAAATATGGGGTGGTTATATGAAAAAGATGTTATTATTTATCTTAGTTGGAATTTTATCACTATCTTCTTTAACTTTTTCTAAGGAAGAAAAAGTAGAGATTACAGTAAGTGCTGCAGCTAGTTTAAAAGAGGTTATGGAAGAATTAAGTGAAAAATTTCAAAATGAAAATAAAAATGTAAAAATAAATCTTAATCTTGGTGGATCAGGGGCTTTAAAAAATCAGATTTTAGCAGGAGCACCAGTAGATTTAGTTTTCTTTGCTTCGCAAAAAGATTTAAAGGATTTGGATAATAAAGGTTTTATAGAAAAAGAGTATCAAAAGGATATTTTGAAAAATAGATTAGTAGTAGCTGGAAGAATAACTATAGACTCTTTGGATAAATTAGTAGGAAATAGTGTGGCTATAGGAATTCCAGAAACTGTTCCTGCTGGAAAATATTCTAAAGAGTCTTTTATTAATGCTGGTATTTGGGAAAAATTACAAGATGATATAGTATATGCAAAAGATGTAAGAAGTGCTGCTCAGTATGTTGATTTATATGAAGTAGATTATTCATTAATTTATAAAACAGATGCTAGAGTTTTAAAAAATAGCGAAATAGTTTATACTGTTCCAGAAAATTTACATACTCCAGTTGTATATAGTTATGGAATTATTAAAGATAGAGCTAATGAAAATGTAGTAGAATTTTATAACTTTTTAAACTCTAATACAGCTAAAAAATTATATGAAAAGTATGGTTTTGAGATGGCAGAATAATTATGATAAGTTTAAATTTAAAAATAATTTTATTGACTTTAAAAATAGCTACAATTTCTACACTACTTGTAACGATAGTATCAGTTTTACTAGTATGGTTATTAGATAGGAATAATTCAAAATTAAAAAATATATTTGAAATGCTAATCAATCTTTCACTTTTTATTTCACCAAGTGTACTGGGGTATATACTTATATTAATTTTAGGAAAGAGAGGAGTAGTAGGAGCTATACTTTATAAATATTTTGATATTTCTGTAATATTTTCTTGGTGGGCTGGAATTATAACAGCTTTTATAGTTACTCTTCCTCTGATGTATAATAGTGTAAAAACGGGGATGGCTTCTCTCAATCCAGTTTATTTTGAAGCTGGACGGGAGGCTGGAGCAAGTGAGTTCCAAATTTTAAGATTGATAACACTTCCACTTATTAAAAGAAATATTTTAGCTGGAATGGTACTCTCTTTTGGAAGAGCAATGGGAGAGTTTGGTGCTACTCTTATGTTAGCAGGAAATATCCCAGGACGTACACAGACAATATCTATGGTAATATATTCAGCTTCAGAGAGTGGAGATACAAAAACAGCAAACTTTTTTTTAGTTATAATTTTATTAATAAGCTTTATTATAATGATGATTTATAATTATTTATTTAAAAAAGAAAGGGATAATATATGAAAAAAATAAAAACAGTAGATGCTGTGGGGTATGTACTTCAGCATGATATTACTCAAATTCTTCCAGGTGAGTTTAAAGGAAGAGCTTTTAAGAAGGGGCATATTATAAAAGAGGAGGATATTCCAAAGCTTTTAAGTTTAGGAAAAGACCATATATATGTTTTTGAATTAGGAGAGGTTGGAGTACATGAAAATGATGCTGCTCTTATTTTAGGAGATTTAGGTAGAGGAGAGAATATTTATACAGATGATGAGATAAAAGAGGGAAAAATAAATTTCAGAGCTAAATGTGATGGAATTTTAAAGGTAGATAGTGAAAATCTTTTAGAGTTAAATATGTTAGGTGAGATTTCCTTTGCTACATTGCCAAATAACTATCCAGTAGAAGAGGGAGAGTTGATAGGAGGTTCAAGAGTCATCCCTTTAGTTGTAGCTAAGGAAAAAATGGAGATGGCAAAATCTCTAATTAAAACTCCACTATTAAAAGTTGTTCCTTATAAAAAATATAGAGTAGGAATTATAACAACAGGAAATGAAGTTTTTTATGGAAGAATTGAAGATAAGTTTGGACAGGTAATAAAAAATAAACTTTCTGAATATGAGTGTGAAATAATAGGACAAGTTCTTTGTCCAGATGATAAAGAGATTATTAAATCTAGAGCTAAAGAGTTTTTAGATAAAGGTGCAAATATGCTAATTTTTACTGGAGGAATGTCAGTTGACCCAGATGACTTAACACCTAGTTCTATTATAGAAATGGGAGGAGAGTTAGTAACTTATGGAGCACCTGTTTTACCAGGAGCAATGTTTTTATTATCATACTTAGGAGATATACCTATGATGGGACTTCCAGGATGCGTTATGTTTGCTAAAAGAACTATATTTGATTTAGTTTTATCAAGAGTTATGACTGGAGAGAAGCTAAGTAAGAGAGATATAATGATGTATGGGAATGGAGGATTATGTCAAACTTGTGAGGTTTGCCACTATCCTAACTGTTCTTTTGGAAAGCAGGGATAATAATGGAATTTACACATTTTAATGAAAAAGGTAGAGCTAGAATGGTAGATGTTAGTGAGAAAAACGAAACTCAAAGAAGAGCCATTGCTAGAGGATACATTCAAATGAATCCAGAAACTATTAAGATGATTAATGAAGGAAAGATGAAAAAAGGAGATGTTCTATCTGTTGCTCAAGTGGGGGGGATATGTGGAGCTAAAAAAACTTGGGATTTAATTCCAATGTGCCATAATATATTGCTTACTGGAGCGGATATATCTTTTGAAGTAGAAGAGGATAGAGTGTGGATAGAGGCTGTTGTAAAAACTACTGGAAAAACAGGAGTAGAGATGGAGGCTCTAACTGCTGTATCTATTGCTGCTCTCACTATCTATGATATGTGTAAAGCTGTAGATAAGCATATGATAATAGGAGATGTAAAGTTAGTAGAAAAAACAGGTGGAAAATCAGATTTTAGATTAAAATAGTAAGGGAAATTATAAGATAATAAAAAATCAAGAATTACTTTCTTAAAAANNNNNNNNNNNNNNNNNNNNNNNNNNNNNNNNNNNNNNNNNNNNNNNNNNNNNNNNNNNNNNNNNNNNNNNNNNNNNNNNNNNNNNNNNNNNNNNNNNNNTTACTTTCTTAAAAATAAAAGTCATTCTTGATTTTTTATATTAATCTCTTTTTATTTACTCAAAAATATATCCTATACTTATTTGTGAAAGAATATCTCCTTTTTCTCCATCACGAGATAGAGAAAACTCAAATGGACCAATTAAGCTTTCATAAGTAAGTGAGATATCAAATCCTTGAGAGTAATCTTCCCAGATTTTTTTAGAATTAGAATAATTTTCAGAAGTTAAATCATTATATGTTCCTATATTCCAACGAGTACTCAAATATAAATTAGAATCTAATTTATAAATTAATCCTAACTTACCTATTAAAAACTCATCTACAAGTTTTTGCTGATACCTATAACCATAGAAAGCAAAATCTTTATTTTCTAGATTATTTTTTGTTCCACCAAGACGTATAAATTTATCAATAGAAGAAACCTCATCACCAGATATAATTCCACCATATAGTCCATAATTAAGAGTAAATTTTTTAGTAATAGGGATATACCCATCTAATGAATATAAAGGTCCATAGAAATTAGATTTAGATTTATCAAGACTTCCTTCCCAACTATATTCAAAATCAATTTTTAAGCCAGAGTTAGCATGAGTACTTGAATCTAGAATATCAAAAGTAGTTCTAATAAAAGCGCCATTATAGTTCTTAGAGTATTCTATATCTTCTGGTAAGACAGACCCAGTTTTTTGTTCTAACTTACTATATGAAGTTTTTATTCCATAAGAAGCAGTAAGTTGATTATTATATTGAGTAAGTATTCCTGTTTCAAAATCTATACTTTTTATAAGCGAATTAGAGATTTTCTCTTTTCCATCATAGATGAAAAAAGGATTTTCATTATAACCAAGATTAGTAAAAACTCCAATTTTATTTGAATAACCATAGTAAGAGAAGTTTTTAAGATTAAGTCCAAGATAATCTCCTACTTGTAAATCAACAAGAGTATTATTTCCTATTTTTCCTAAGTTACTAAGTGTGGTTCCTATATCAAAAGTAGTTCCATAACCAGTTAAATAATTTACTCCAACTCCAAAAGAGTTATTAGGATTAATGTCAGCATCAATAACTAAAGTATCTTCGCTTAAGTTATAATATACACGATTGATAATATCATTTCCATAAACTTTTAGCATAGAATTTTCTAAATCTTCAGGGGTAATCTCTCTATTCAAAATATTCTCAAGTATACTATTTATTATAAATTTATTTTTTTCAGAAATCTCATTTTTATATTCTATATTTTTTATTACAAATGTTTTATTGTTATTTGTAGTAGAAATTTTTATATTTTTTTCTCTAGTTGAACCCTTAGCTAAATCTTTTAAAAGAGAAATTTGTTGTCGTGCAGCTTCTTCTCCCTTTTCTATAAAGAGTTTTCCCTTATCTAAATCAGTAGCCGAGTATTCAAGAACATCTGGAGTTATAAGTGTAGAGGTTAATTCTCTTTGTTCACTTGTAGAAGAGGCACTTTGTATAGCTACTAATTGATTTAGTACACTGAGGATATTATAATCTTTTTTATCTTTAACCTCGTTTCCAACATCACTACCAATAATGATATCAGCTCCCATATTAATAACATCTATTACAGGGAAATTACGAGAAACTAAGCCATCTACATAAAGCCGATTATCAATTTCAACTGGTTCAAAAAGAGTAGGAATAGCCACACTAGCAGTGATTACTTTAGCTAAGTCTCCCTCTTTCATTGCTACTGCTTGTCCAGTATTTAGATCTGTTGTGATAATTCTAAGGGGAATAGGTAAATCATCAAAATTTCTAATACTATCTACACTACTTAATAGTTTTTTTAATTCAAAATATATCATCTGATTATTTCCAAAACCTTTAGGAAGTGAGAAATTAAATTTATTATCATATCGTATAGATAGCATATACTTTTTATTATTAACTTTCTTTTCAAGAGGAACTTTACTATCTACAAATGTACCATTGATAAAACTATCCCAATCACTCTTAGTGAGTATACTTTCTATTTCATCAAGGGAGTAACCAGCCGAGTATAAAGCTCCAACCACAGCTCCCATACTTGTCCCAGCAATAAAATCAGGACGGATATCTAACTCTTCTAAAACTCTTAATACTCCTATATGAGCAAGTCCTTTTGCTCCACCACCACTGAGAGCAAGTCCAATTTTTAAATCTTTTTTATTTTTAATAATTTTATTTTTTTTAATCTCTTCTAGTTGAGAGATTCTATTTTCTAAAATTTTAATCTGCTCTTTAAGTTTTTTTATTTCAATATCCTCTTTTGAGGTTAAAGTTTTACTTAAACTTTTTGAGGGAATAAAAAACAGAGATATAATCAAGAAAAAAAGTATAGTATTTTTTTTCATTCCTCCTCCTTAAACTAAAAATAAATTTACAATATATTATACCAAGTTTTTAAAAAAAATAAAATAAAAGAGTTAGGTAAAATTTGATTTTTCATATTAAAAATGTTATAATATCTGTAAAAAAGAGGTTAGGAAGGTTAAGTAGTAAGAAGTAAGAAAATAAATTTTATTTTTTTACTCCTTATTATTTACTTCCTAATCTACAAAATAATTAGGAGGAAAATATGTTTGATGAAAGAAAAGTTCAAATGGAATTAGCAGGTAGAACACTTACATTTTCTACTGGAAAAATAGCAAGACAATCATGTGGAGCTGTAATGGTTCAATATGGAGATACTGTTTTACTAAGTACAGTAAATAGAAGTAAAGAGCCAAGAAAGGAAAATGATTTTTTTCCACTTACAGTTGACTATATAGAAAAATTTTATGCAGCAGGAAAATTTCCTGGAGGATTTAATAAAAGGGAAGGGAAGCCATCAACTAACGCAACACTTACAGCAAGACTTATAGATAGACCTATAAGACCAATGTTTCCAGATGGATTTAACTACGATGTACATATAGTAAATACTGTATTTTCTTTTGATGAGAAAAATACACCAGATTATTTAGGAATAATTGGTTCATCAATGGCTTTAATGTTATCAGATTTACCATTTTTAGGACCAGTAGCTGGAGTTGTAATAGGATATAAAAATGGAGAGTTTATATTAAACCCTACTCCAGAAGAGCTAGAAACAAGTGAGTTAGAACTTTCTGTTGCTGGAACAAGAGAAGCTATTAACATGGTTGAGGCTGGAGCTAATGAGTTAGACGAGGAAACTATGCTTAAAGCTATAATGTTTGCTCATGAAAATATCAAAAAGATTTGTGATTTCCAAGAAGCTTTTGCTAAGGAAGTTGGAAAAGAGAAAATGGAGTTTGTAAAACCAGAGGTTATGCCACTAGTTAAAAACTTTATAGATGAAAGAGGAATGGAAAGACTTCAAGCTGCTGTACTTACATTAGGTAAGAAAAATAGAGAGGAAGCAGTGGACTCATTAGAAGAGGAGTTATTAGAAACTTTCAAAGTAGAGAACTATGGAGAAGGAGAGGAAGTAGAGATTCCTGAAGATGTTTTAATAGAATTTAAAGGATATTATCACGATTTAATGAAAAAATTAGTAAGAGATGCTATTCTTTATCATAAACATAGAGTAGATGGAAGAAAAACTACTGAAATTAGACCTCTATTTGCAGAGGTAAATTGCTTACCAATACCTCATGGATCAGCTATGTTTACTAGAGGAGAAACTCAAGCAGTTGTAATAACTACTTTAGGAACTAAAGAAGATGAACAATTAGTTGATGATTTAGAAAAAGAGTATTATAAAAAATTCTATTTACACTATAATTTCCCACCATATTCAGTTGGAGAAACTGGAAGAATGGGAAGCCCAGGAAGAAGAGAATTAGGACATGGATC
This window harbors:
- the moaC gene encoding cyclic pyranopterin monophosphate synthase MoaC, which produces MEFTHFNEKGRARMVDVSEKNETQRRAIARGYIQMNPETIKMINEGKMKKGDVLSVAQVGGICGAKKTWDLIPMCHNILLTGADISFEVEEDRVWIEAVVKTTGKTGVEMEALTAVSIAALTIYDMCKAVDKHMIIGDVKLVEKTGGKSDFRLK
- a CDS encoding TrmH family RNA methyltransferase is translated as MEFINSLDNSTIKKVKKLKQRKYREEEKKFLAEGRKFLDFTYIPDLIILKENFEDFENITTKLERFDCRKIVVNDKIFKDLTSQENSQGVILVYPYCETNIGKINNNIIVLDKIQDPGNLGTIIRAADAAGFKDIILTKGSVDCYNEKCVRSSMGSIFNMNIVYMEELQLIQFLKEKKYKFLVTALENNSIEYTDITLSEKNAIIFGSEGNGVSDNFLKVADETVIIPIYGSAESLNVAMASGIILYKVRELMNK
- a CDS encoding molybdopterin-binding protein yields the protein MKKIKTVDAVGYVLQHDITQILPGEFKGRAFKKGHIIKEEDIPKLLSLGKDHIYVFELGEVGVHENDAALILGDLGRGENIYTDDEIKEGKINFRAKCDGILKVDSENLLELNMLGEISFATLPNNYPVEEGELIGGSRVIPLVVAKEKMEMAKSLIKTPLLKVVPYKKYRVGIITTGNEVFYGRIEDKFGQVIKNKLSEYECEIIGQVLCPDDKEIIKSRAKEFLDKGANMLIFTGGMSVDPDDLTPSSIIEMGGELVTYGAPVLPGAMFLLSYLGDIPMMGLPGCVMFAKRTIFDLVLSRVMTGEKLSKRDIMMYGNGGLCQTCEVCHYPNCSFGKQG
- a CDS encoding MogA/MoaB family molybdenum cofactor biosynthesis protein — protein: MFKVAIVCMSDKGSKGEREDISTQVIEKIILENGYKITKKVLISDDFQKIKDTLIEICDNNHADLILTTGGTGFSKRDVTPEATEEIIEKRVPGIPEAIRAYSLTITKRAMLSRATAGIRKDTLIINMPGSPKAVEESLTYIISELKHGLEILVGSASECARK
- the dnaN gene encoding DNA polymerase III subunit beta is translated as MKFSIIREQLISVLSEYTNILKENPIKPIVSGLKIIAKDNQVIFIGTNLEIEHIRKIEAEVEREGEVVLKPFLLLEYIKLLEEDKIEFSSENGFVAVHQAEFSVLEGGSYPVIPELESQSLLTIEGNRLVQLLDRAKFAASQSADNIQINCVRAVFKKEELNLASTDSYRLLFLREKVECNENKELSIPMETVNILCKLLKDYNKEIHLGYSGETLVITWENSYFSSKTIGLQYPDFKTILRISAFEKRMEFNRDELRSAIKRVITVAKTSLDAKFGAIFNFTGKMMVINAFSGRAKINQKVNMLKEGEDFKASLNCKFLAEYIDNISNNVIISGNNASSMFEIREEGNEDYIYILMPLALRD
- a CDS encoding extracellular solute-binding protein — protein: MKKILAALILAMAVIGCGGKEKDKNVLYVYGWANTIPQSIYEDFEKETGIKVVEDIYSSNEEMFTKLKAGGDGYDIVMPSADYVEIMAKEGMIEKLDKSQLPSYNNLDPLVLEKLHHFDPNNEYEVPYLIGATIIAVNKKYVPEFSRDYSIYEMTDLKGRMTLLDDMREVMTSALGMLGYSQTVTDEKAIAQAAELIKVWKKNIAKFDAESFGKGFASGDFWVVQGYPDNIFKELDETERKNVEMIIPEKGGTAYVDSFALLKTAPNKENAYKFLEYTLRPEVAAKMADALETPSVNLKARELMTVEPLFEISDLKNVQVLRDINTTLDLQNKYWQEILIAD
- the modB gene encoding molybdate ABC transporter permease subunit gives rise to the protein MISLNLKIILLTLKIATISTLLVTIVSVLLVWLLDRNNSKLKNIFEMLINLSLFISPSVLGYILILILGKRGVVGAILYKYFDISVIFSWWAGIITAFIVTLPLMYNSVKTGMASLNPVYFEAGREAGASEFQILRLITLPLIKRNILAGMVLSFGRAMGEFGATLMLAGNIPGRTQTISMVIYSASESGDTKTANFFLVIILLISFIIMMIYNYLFKKERDNI
- the modA gene encoding molybdate ABC transporter substrate-binding protein, whose amino-acid sequence is MKKMLLFILVGILSLSSLTFSKEEKVEITVSAAASLKEVMEELSEKFQNENKNVKINLNLGGSGALKNQILAGAPVDLVFFASQKDLKDLDNKGFIEKEYQKDILKNRLVVAGRITIDSLDKLVGNSVAIGIPETVPAGKYSKESFINAGIWEKLQDDIVYAKDVRSAAQYVDLYEVDYSLIYKTDARVLKNSEIVYTVPENLHTPVVYSYGIIKDRANENVVEFYNFLNSNTAKKLYEKYGFEMAE
- a CDS encoding NUDIX hydrolase codes for the protein MDKFEELEKKEIFKNEHIKVFSRKLKLPNNKIVDWTFTGKRDAVGVAAVFEDDTILLVKQYRPAVNMVTLEIPAGLLEKDECPMNAALRELEEETGYRANKIEKICEYFMSPGMSAGKFYLYYAEDLVKTQQNLDEDEFVVVEKESLKTISIDSLSDGKSIIAVEYAKKKRGIL
- a CDS encoding AarF/UbiB family protein — translated: MKAVNPSARNSYFKKVKKLEKSLRYQKFLRPWLNEKYQVEEVLKDLEEHSIQKFNLVNEIKFTKSMTDYLEEYKDVKFLKRIKFPKVYTYLSSEEKVACEYIYGSYFYELLQYNRLAYKDVLDLIRAQLFFILKVGIFHNNLHSGNLILSDEGNIYFLDCNSLGVLKTQTREGLFKILKFTLKEEFKEVAITLNEISEKKFTIEEIETLAKKIEDIYSINYTTNNTFIRKLMEIFKVANNFGIVYDKDIFSAFKSFIYLDKMVNKTKDKNSIFKDDLLRVLDEIEEFIKSSNN